The Mangifera indica cultivar Alphonso chromosome 12, CATAS_Mindica_2.1, whole genome shotgun sequence DNA window GGCTGGTTGACgaaatttcaattacaaatttatcaGCAGTAACCATTTTTTATGACTTGCAGATGAAGGGTTGGTTTGAATGGAACCAACAATTAACATTgaattaaatgacattttaaatttaatttccaaCAGCTGATATCAGGTGACATGTATAAAGGGAGGACCAGCCTCTGAATGTGGCCATTCAGCTCTTCCCAGAAAGAAACTCCCGCATAATATGCTGAACCACTTGAAACCCTTCACATCAGAAAGGAAAAGGGAAAGGGAAACTGCAGAGGTATGCTACATTGTTACTCTAGCCATAGTTTTGATTACAATAAACTATGTACATacacttttgaatacacaaataggtatacagatgatatgtccTCATATAATTGATAAGTTCTTACACATTTCACATTATAGGAAGTGGATTGCATGGAAGGTAGATTTTAACTTCTTTCTCCCATCAACTTCAAGCTGTAGATTTTATGGTTTACCCGACTCTCCAGGCATGATGTAATGATCAAGCTTCAGAAACTCAGGTCATTCAGCAGAAAAATGGTCACCAACAGGTAAAACTCGATCAATGTCTATCTAACAAAAAGTTCAGAAGGGAAATGAAACTATATTGGTAACACTTTTTTCTAGTCAACATTTTAACAGACTACAATTAAATGATTAGTAAACAATTGttctttttaaccaaacaaatCATACAGAAATGTGGCAGCCAACACTAAGAATCTGCCATGATAAAGCAATCAAGCTAAACTGTAGAATAGTGCCCAGATGCATAACTGCACTTGGCTGGCAGATATTGCATTGCAGGACTGAGATATCtcaaaattgatatattgaCTACATCAAGAGCAAGCTTGTAATTTGCTCAAAAGTTGGCACGAGAATAAGAGCTTCGATTGCCTTCAGAAGGTCCTCTAAATCTCCATaccaaagatgaaaaaaaactCTGCAAGGACAGGAGAACAGCTCACAtaattataacattaataaGTGCCACAATCAAGTTTTATAGATAtagaaattgaatataaaacatgtaaaatCACAACAATTGATCTGGTAGTTGCATTGGTTTTGTTCCTCCCGACCACTAAAATATCCATATTACCCTATGATATTGCTCCCATGTAACAGTAGTTTTGTTAAAGGCTAAGATTACATGCATAGCAcaatatttgaatttcaatttcaagttTTGCCTTCCCATAACACCAGCTCaagttatataaattacaagaaaaggaaagagaacCTGTGTTCTGTGTGGTAAGCTGACCCAAGTATCCAAGTTTGGAATTGCCTGAAGTAGTTAGAGGAGAAGAGCAAAATTAGAATAACACATATACTGCACATATAGATGCCAAGGGTCTGATCTGTCtcacatattatataaaacatgtaTGCTGTACATGTACTACTATCAATATCTGTAGGCAAGAGAATTAATTTCCTGCTCATACAAGAATGATGCATTCACTCCACAAGGCACAAAAAGAAAATCAGAAGAAATTTATATCAAATGTGAGGAAAGCAATATTAAGggaaaaatttacaataaaataaacacaACCGGCAATCAGGAATAACATATAAATCTGACTACCATCATACAATATTATGCTTTTGGCCAATAGTTGACATAGAAACAATGACACCCATGTGTGGATTCTTATTATCTGTTATTTTCACAATAATAGAGCAATCATTAGTATGCcagaaatcaataaataaactatCTACTTAAGCCATGACatcaaaagagatgaaaaaatatagACATACACAAATTTACACATAATGCTATAAGCAAACTTTTTAGAGAACAGATTATGCATTACTAAAATGCACTACAGGAAATCGTGcacagaattttaaaaaaagaagcatcaattttttttggtaagacTGAAGAGATGGCCCAAAAAGATAGATAGGGGCATATAGACCTTACCCATAACCTTTATATTTGTGTGTGATACAAGCCCAATAGCAGTGCATGCATCATAACCTGAATATATCACAAAGATTCTGTTAGAATCCTAAGAATGTTTATCTCTAACTCTAGAATACTGTCTGTCATGTTCCAACAGTAAAAGGACCCAATAAATCTAAAAGGAGAGCATCCAGGTAGACAATATATTGAGTCATGTTATGTTTTTGTGATTTACAACTCTTCACATCACTTTCCCATTCTTCATTGATTCTACCACtaagaaatttaattgaaatcccaaaattaaaatataattcttttaccACCGATGTTGTTCGCCACAAGTGCACTACATTCTGATCCACAGCATGATGGGCCCCTGCAGTTCTACAAAATCAAGAGAGAGTCAAAACAAGACATGAAATGAGTGAATCAATAATGAATAACACACTCATTATAGCCTACTTAAATTCATCAATATTAAGATTATAGTTCTAATAAGATTCCAAAAGGAATTACCAAGCAGTCAACACATCTAGGTGGGTCATGATTAAATAACATCTCGTCGCAAAGCTGCtccaaaaaacaaagaaaacaaaatcatcatgAATCAACCATAAGTAAAACCATATCAAGTGAATAATTGTCTATAAAAGGCCATCATCTAGCTGGACCAACCATGGCATTTGAACTCTAATCTAAAAGCCATTGAGCCTAAATTCCACAAGGTTCTAGTACAATCCATTGCAGCACTGAACCATCAAAATTCACAACTTAATTAAGTTAACATGAACAAGTCCATTATCTTTCACAAGAGCCACTCAGGTATTTTCCCATAAGCACATAGGAATCAAACAAGGAAGAGCAGTTTGACAGCCCAAAATATATGGAAGAAAGCTTGTAATAAAAATCACTAatacaacaaagaaataaaatgtgACCTGATGGAGCCAACCTGAAACCAGAGCACAGTCTCATTCATGGCCACCTTATAGAACCTGCAGCAATTACATAAATGCATTTCAATTAAATCACATCTGCCTCACTAAAAATACTCTAAAACAAAACCCAATACTATTCAATTATCCATTTGTTGATTGAGTATAAATTCCGTAAACCCACCTCAGGTTGGAGACTGACCATTGGACTAACCTTCAAACTTAAAAAGCACagaatcattttattttaattatttttcaactcTACAATCCTACAAAGTCACTAGAGATCCAACAAGCTGAACCAGCGAGCATtgaccaaaaaagaaaaaatcaactAATTAATTGCAATAGTTTTTATGCCAATAACTCTTGCAAATCAcatcaaaagaatttttaattacaaaattattttaatcattaagaAAGGGAACCTATCTACAAATGATTCCCGTTCTACTAACAAagtaaaaagataacaaaaacaaCGAGTTACGTTGAGTCCAATTTCATTTAGCTGGAAATCACATTTCGTGCAAAATAAAAACTGCCCAgatcaaaaaacaaaattacaacaCTATATAGAGAGAAAATACGCACCCCGTCTTCACTCAGGACACCATGAGGGAACATAGCGAGAGGAGTGGCCAAGCTGTAGTTAATGCGCTTGTCATGGTCGGTGAAACTGAGTTCACAGACGGAGGGGACCGAGTTAACACGACGAAGAATAAGAGTTAATGGAATTATGAGAAACCATTTTAACAAATCGCCTCCCATCTTCACCACTGAAACCAACGAGCTAAGATTCTTTTTCGGAGGTATTTGTTTAACCTTTTTTCCtgacatattattttatgacTATCTCATTGTTGCAGAAAGACAAGGACTCGGGAAGAAGACCGAGATGGGAATGGCACTGACGAAGAAAACAATTAACGACATGACTTGTTTaagttttagttgttttttcacTGCTTAAACTGTAGAAAACTCACAGTTGCAAGAGACTTTTGGCACGCCTAAAATTACCCCTTTGAGTGCTCGTAGAATTCAAAGAAACGATATGGCTCAAATTGCTCcttttgaatttgagattaagAGGGATCTTATCTGAACCAGATCGACACTCTAGGAGAACATCacttttgaaaaactaaatcaGTTACATTGAAAAACTGAACCAAATATcatttttgaataattgaatCAATTACACTGATTAAAATAAAACCCAATCTGTTAAActaaataagtcaaaaatttaattttcaaagacttaaactcatatttttttatatatacagtcCCTCTGCAggaataatttatatttattatttgtatatagaaATTTGAGGCCATAGTAATGAAATTGTCGTTCATCAATGTTAATTAATGATGGTTTGGTATCTGAGGCCAGAGAAAAATGCCACTTATATTAACTGCTTCGTCTTAATTCTGGATGGCATACAAGATGCAATAGATAGAGAGACCAATCAATTCTGCTAGTCCCTGCTAAACCTTCTGTTACAATTCTTCATATATCTTCATAGAGAAAGTCTTCCCTAGATAAACACAAGTACATCTACAATTTTTCAGAAGATGAACTGGATAATTTACCACTCCCCAGTTGCTTGGAAAGTTCAAAAATTGAACATTTCTGCGTCTTCGTGCTCATAGTGTAACACTCATTGCACACATCATTATGCAAAATGAAGTCACATCGGGTTCCTTGATTAGATGATGGTAGGGTTAGATAGATAAAAGTTCCAAGCAAGAGAGTGCAGtgaaaacaaagaataaaaacagGTTCAATTTTGAACTAATAACCACACACATGCAACCATAGGGTTTAACACATTATAAATCTGTACatccaacaaaataaatacaatcacTACTAATGCAAAGATAATAgcacataataaaaaaaaaacggGTGGGGGAATAAATCCTCACAATGGTCCTTTGACAAACTTGATATAATGATACTTGATGAACACTTCTTCCACTACCATTTCATGAACTACTGTCTCCTAAAGTTCGATGAACAAAATCCTAGCCGCAAATCTATGTAGTTATTCTCCTCATACCCAATCTTACAATAGAACATCCAACAATTGATGAATCAGAGAAAAGCATCAAAGACAACagaaataaaaatgatcaaaacCTTTCTGCCAGTCTAGCACTAACTGCTCTAAGTTTTGAGTACACTTTTCCTGCAGGTGACCCTAAAATGAGGCTGCAAAGTGAATCCCTTGCAATTTTAATGCTAGCAAAAGATCCAAGTATATGAATTTTTGTGTCTGCAATCACAATCCTGGTCTTTGTGGCATTTTCAATGGTAAACTTTGTTTTGCCACCTTTACCAGACAACCTTCCGATAGCACGAGACAAATGCTCACCACGAAGTGTTTTGACATCCTTAATCTCAAAAGATTCCACATACAGTTCATCAATACGCAAAAGGGCAATAGCATCTATAACATCAAAACCTAGCATGAATGCGTGCACAAAATCCGCACACCTCTGTAGGTTACTTATGTCTGGTGTGTCTGGTCTAGTCTTCAATTCAACTCTACGAGCCTTGAGATTCATGCGTATGTCAATCTTCATCTGCTCATAAACTGGAGTGTAGATGTCCATCCATGCTTTCTTGAGAGGTGAATACCGATGAGGTGGGACAGAAACCTTCCGGAACTGCACTCGACCATCAGACATCTCATGCGCCTTCAAAGGCTCAAACTGTGGCTTTGGTGGCAAAGAACCAGACTCTTTTTGGGTTTGAGATGAAACTGTTTCAACTTCCATGGTAGCTAGGATTTATCTGGAACGTACAGCACAAAAGCAGATTTTCCctttaaaattctaatagatacagcaaaaataaaaaatttgtactGTTAGCTATGTTGTGGCTCCATTCATGTTCAAAACTCCAATTGAAAATCCactattaacattaaaataagaagaaaagtaaTGACCAACAAAAATAACCAAACAAGAGTAACACATAAACCAGCTTTAAACGAACCCAGCGAACAATCAAAGAATAGCCGCTTACTTCCCAACATCTGCCACGCTAACTCTTAACATTACTCAAAAGCTCTGATTATACCCCAAaggattttattattgtttttttaggtaaatattttatatagtaCCATATAGTTACATGAAACCAAACTTTGTTTATCATAACTACACTTACAATTAGCAGCACAGTGTTAACACAGAGCCGGTATCCTAGTATGTTCCttcacataaaaaatttataactctTGCAATACATAACAATAAATATGTCGAAAATTGCTTCCTATCACCAAAACTAGCAAAATAGAAACACATACGGGCTTCAAAATtgtattcattaaaaaaaaaaaaatcttatcccGTGATGCAATGTGTCAAAGGAAATAAAAACCATCCATCAAATCAATGAATTACTAAAGCAAAAACGAAGTCAGACCAAATTTACGccctcaaattcaattttttaagctAAAGCAACATTCCTCCATCATGCAGAGAAACAAATAGGGAGATCGGCTCCAACTGAAGCATAAAAGCAAGATAGAAAACTGCGATACAACGGTtaatagattttttcatattaaaaaagatGAGAGGATGTTGACGAAGACTAGAGGATTTAGTTTACCTGATACGAGCTTTCTTCTCCGATTGATGTCGGCTACCAACGGCGCAGGGTAAGGCTCGAGAGAAGAAAAGCTGAAAGGGGCTAGAAGCAGAGGGCTTCCAACTATATGTAGGTGATACTGCTCTCTACTTTGGCACGACAACGTTTTATGATTAACCTAGCCCTCTGGACCCGGATTTGATAATAACTATTGGAGGGTAATGGTGAAATCAGTTTATCACTTGCTATTTGTTCACTGTATAATTAGTTGAGCAATAAAATTAAGActatccattttaattatatatttgatatttattattatataatttaataatttttaattaaaaaaattaattacataacAACTCTTTGATAGGCCATTTACGCTGCTTTATCCGCATTATCAATGTCTTTCGTCATAAGAATactataattacaaatattttactattttaatgatatttatttatgatatataataaatatgtaaataaaaatagtggatatatatatattttttttatataatttatatatatatagataatatactatcgtatgattagatgattttaaattaaaaataaaataatatttaatcatatgataatatataatctatatacttaaattatatactaaaaatatatatgtataacattTCTATTAGTCTAATATCTACATCATTAAAAGTGCTAGTGAAAATATCCTAAActccataaaataaaattatatgtataattttatacacaaataaaaatatattattatataattagatgttattttatctttaatttttaatgattcaattatatgataatatactaTTTATGTTGTGTATACTAAACATTTGGAAAATACATAAAACTGGTGAAAACCTTACAATTCTGCAAATTTTTTTACACAATCAAAAGCCATTAACttaagaagagaaaaacaagtaagtatcaatcttattttctaGATTAATTATCAGAATtcgatttttattttaaagattttgaatatgaatttatgagttaaaaaaattgacacTTTAAGTGATTTGAggtttttgttgaaaaattacagacgaagataaattatatttaattaaattgctGGACTATATACTTGGATGTTTTAATTAATGAGTTatactatatgtatctattttgagtacacaaatgtatatacactcatatgtgtcatcatatgattgattattattttattcttaattcaaaatcatccaatcacgtgatgacacatataaatgtgtacatatttatatacccaaaatgaatacacatagttttattgttaattaattaatgtctcttgttttttacaatttcttggAATTTCCTAGTGAATATTTACGCACTTTATCGAATAAAACGGCATAGATATATGTCGCTTTGGTTCGTGATAATAGGTATCGGTGCCTCAACGAAATTACGAAGCCGCTCTTCTCTGAGAGTCTGGGACTGCTGCGACTGCTATGGACTCTAACCACAACAAAGCGTTAACGGACACTCGTTTTTCAGATCTTAAGCCTCCGCTTTCCGAGCCCGTTCTCGAAGCCTTGACACAATCAGGCTTCGAGTTCTGTACGCCAGTTCAAGCCGCCACCATCCCTTTGCTATGCAGCTATAAAGACGTTGCTGTCGACGCTGCAACCGGCTCCGGGAAAACTCTAGCTTTTCTAGTCCCTGTCGTTGAGATCCTCCGCCGCGCTACCTCTCCTCCAAAACCTCACCAGGTCCCTCTCTTGCTTGAAATACTTAGAAAAGTTACAAATTTTAAGAAGAGCTCTAAGAGCTGATTACGCTTTAACTTCTGTTACCTGGAgagtttagttttataaattgtattcttattaatttaattgccGCTCTTTTAGCTGTGGTTGTTTGTTATGATACAGGTGATGGGAATGGTTATATCGCCAACAAGGGAGTTATCATCGCAAATTTATCACGTTGCTCGGCCTCTCATTTCTACGTTATCGAATGTTAAGGCTATGCTTCTTGTGGGGGGTGTTGAGGTGAAATCAGATATGAAGAAGATAGAGGAGGAAGGAGCAAATTTATTGATTGGTACGCCTGGGCGGTTATATGACATAATGGAACGTATGGATGTTTTAGATTTCAGGAACCTTGAGGTAGTTTTCTCAAGAATTTGATCTCTTCATGCTATATACCAAGATGTAGcgagtttaatttttatatgacaTAATGGAACGTATGGATGTTTTAGATTTCAGGAACCTTGAGGTAGTTTTCTCAAGAATTTGATCTCTTCATGCTAAATACCAAGATGTAGCGAGTTTAATTTTTCCTATAAGCAATTGAGAATTTGCCTTATGCAGAAGTAGCCTTGATGTTTTTGTTAAACACGAAGATGACTAGATGAGTTACAGATTTTTGGTCAATGCAGATTTTGATTCTTGATGAAGCTGACAGACTTTTGGATATGGGATTCCAGAAACAGATAAGTTACATAATATCTCGTTTACCAAAGCTTCGTAGAACTGGTCTTTTTTCAGCTACTCAAACCGAGGCTGTTGAAGAGCTGTCCAAAGCAGGGCTGAGGAATCCTGTGAGGGTTGAAGTTCGAGCAGAAGCAGAATCACAGCCTGGTTCAGCATCATCTCAAACACCAGCCTCTTCAAAAACACCTTCAGGCCTTCAGCTTGAGGTATGGTGCATGTGGATTTGTTTGTGGACATTTATGTTGAATTTGGCTACTCAGAATtggaatcaaattcaaatttaaaccgAGTCATAGAATTGCAGTgagaatatatatgtattctgtTGAATTCCACAATATGTATTTAACTTTGAGTTCACTTAGAATTATGAAATTCCTGCCTCTCAAAGCCATAAAGATTGCATGCTATAGTGAATGCTCATTTTCTTGGCCAATTTCAAGACTTATTCAGTCTTTGTAATTTGCTTTAAAATTGATTTCTCCTTTGATTCTGCAGTATTTGGAATGTGAAGAAGATAAGAAACCATCACAACTTGTTGATCTCCTCATTAAgaacaattctaaaaaaattataatgtaagtTCTAAAGGGACATTTTTCAAAGAATGGCTAGTGCAATCTCTTTGAAGCTAAGGACCAACGAGCTAtcataatttgttaaaattgtttCCTTATTTCTTCAGATATTTTATGACTTGTGCTTGTGTTGACTACTGGGGAGTTGTTCTACCACGTTTGGCTGTTTTGAAGGGTCTCTCTTTGATCCCCCTTCATGGAAAGATGAAGCAGGTAATATTCTGGATTCTGGAATAGTTTGTTAGCCTCTAAGATTACTATTCTGTAGTGTCCATTCTGTATTctgacattttattttttattttttattttttttttgcactgCTAGACTGCTAGGGAGAAAGCATTAGCTTCATTCATATCGCTTTCAAGTGGCATTCTTCTATGTACTGATGTTGCAGCACGTGGACTTGACATTCCTGGTGTTGATTGTATAATTCAGGTAGCTCTGCAAAACACACAAAAGTACACTTTTGTGATTCATGTATTTTATGAatgttgatttatttattcattactTATTGTAGTATGATCCACCTCAAGATCCAAATGTTTTCGTTCATCGAGTTGGTCGAACTGCTAGGTTGGGTAAACAAGGAAgttcaattgtttttttatccCCAAAGGTGTCATTCATGTATCTCTTTGTTGATGTATTTGGTATACTTGGTTTCCTTTAGAGAGAATTAGGAGGTGAATAATCATCTGTCCTTGTGCAGGAGGAAGCTTATGTAGAATTCCTACGCATAAGAAGGGTTCCTCTTCAAGAGAAAAAGTGCACTGACAATGTTTCTGATGTAGTTCCTCAGGTAAGCACAATTCCTACCTTAGAGACTCTTTACATGTTATGCTCATGTTTTGTATTTGTTCTGGATATGATTTGTTGTTTGCAAAAAGAAAAGGATTAATGGTGGAAACACATGGCTTATCTGTCTTGAAATAGTATCTTCATTGttattcacttttatttatGGCAGTTGATCTGCATTACTTGTTTCAGATACGGTCTGCTGCAAAAAAAGATCGTGATGTGATGGAAAAAGGACTCAGAGCATTTGTTTCTTATATTCGTGCATATAAAGAGCATCATTGCTCCTACATTTTCAGGTTACTTctgcttttcttttattctatagctgttttcttttttctgttttttattataacattttttcttctcttgtatCTTACAGGTGGAAAGAACTTGAGATTGGTAAGTTGGCTATGGGATATGGCTTACTGCAGCTTCCTTCAATGTCAGAGGTAAAGAACCATTCACTTTCCACTGAGGGTTTCACTCCGGTTGAGGATATTAATTTGGAGGACATCAAGTATATGTAAGAACTGACAATCCCTtatcaatttgatatttttcttcatcattATGAGCATGAAGGAAAGTATGATTTTCAACAAATCTTATAGCCATTTGTCTCTTGAATATGTGTTTTTCAACTTGTGCTGTGATAATACCAAGCCTTCTATGATAgctaaaaataatcattttccaACTAGGGATAAATCTCGTGAGAAACAAAGGAAGAAGAATCTGCAAGCAAGGAAAGAAGCACAACAACAAGATCCGAAATCTCAGAAACCCCACAAAACACCAAAAGCTGAATCTAGTGTTATGAGGAAGAAAACAGCCAAACAGAGACGTGCGTCCCAGGCAATTGAAGACGATGATGAGCTGGCACGGGATTACCGTCTACTAAAAAAGCTGAAAAGGGGAAATATAGATGAAAGTGAATTTGCGAAATTAACTGGAACTGAAGAGTTACTTTAAGTGCATTTCTAAACGAAGCAGGTTGTGGTTAGATGTTGTCCAGGTTTTGCTGGTACTCAAAATGAGAGATGTCTTTAAACCCATCAATAGTCAGGTTCCTGCACTTACACAGATGAATACCATCAACATTAAACTGCTGACAACGAACTTCATTAGAGACGGAGCTACACTTACTGTTTCTTACCTTGTGAGGCTCAAGtgagtaaaaaaattttggcgCTGAGagatcttttctttttcccgGTAATTTCATGCATGGTGTTGTTAGGTCAGAGTGTCAGACATAAGAGATATGCGGCAAAAGTTGAGATTTTGACACAAGAAGGTGCCTCAGCATTTAGTCATTGGCACTGAatgcaaaaatatttatacactCTTTCAATTGGTATATTAAATTGTTGATTGTAATATTAGCCCTGGTTAAACTGGGCATTGTTATTGAAGTTGATAAAGAACAGAGATCTGGATGCAACTTCAAGGACTTGCAAAATTTACCAAGTGAAGATTTTAGGATCCAATTTAGTtccatttcattttaaaaaattaaacaaaatcgAAATACAAATATTgactaaaattttaagttttaaaatatgcaCATGCactattttatccctaattCTATGTTAAGATTGTAGAAAAAtattacgttttttttttttttttttgaatggaTTAAACTCCTggaatgaataataaaatagagTATAAAGGTTcctaattgaaatttaaagaataaaatttccTTATTCATAATTATCGAAtcctatctttttttttttaaacaatttcttcaattaaattaccctttaatatgtttttaagtccatatatatatatatctaatctTATCCTACTcaaatattaatcaatattttctttgttttttaaccttaaaaaaaaccatatattatacatatatctaATCTTATCCTACTcaaatattaatcaatattttctttgttttttaaccttaaaaaaaaccatatattatacatatatctaATCTTATCCTACTcaaatattaatcaatattttctttttttttttaaccttcaaAAAAAACCATATATTACAAAAATGTTAATCACTGACCGACCAAgaaattatgaagaaaaaagaaacattcttttttttaaaaaatttatttgagtcaCAATTTCCTCGTATCGCGACTACTAAGGCACTAAGTCAACAACTCTACCGCCCGCACCAGGGCCATGTCTTGTAACTCACCACGAGCACGCCACGCGCCCATCTGAACCTCTCAACCTCCACCGTCCACGTGTCTCCATCGTTGGAGCCCCCCACTTTAGCCGCCTCCTTTTATCTTCCTTCCCATCATAACCGCACAGGCACAGTACCCTTTCCTTCAATCTGTAATCATTTTTTCCACTTTCTAATCGTTTCCTCttcaaaaacaaccaaaatctGAGAAAATGCAAGCCCTGCACAACAACAATATGTTACTCAAAGTAGCTCCGGCTTTCTCCCTCTTGAATCCACACAAAGAACTTCTGAATCCtctgttttcctctgtttcttTTTCGAACTTCCATTTGAACTCCAGCCTTCGAGCCAAAAATGGAACTGGCCTTATCGTTTGTGCATCTAATAGCGCTATTAACAGTCCCTTAACCGGTGTCATTTTTGAGCCGTTTGAAGAGGTGAAGAAGGAGCTCGATTTGGTGCCGAGTGTACCTCAAGTTTCTCTCGCTAGACAGAAGTACAACGAGCTCTGCGAGGCTGCAATTAATGAACAGATCAAGTTTTTTTCTaactttctctttttaattcaTCTGTGTTCAAATatgttctattttttatttcaatatttttgtgtATATCCTGAATCTCTTGTGATATTATGTTACAGCGTAGAGTATAATGTGTCGTATGTGTACCACGCCATGTTTGCTTATTTTGATCGCGACAACGTGGCACTTAAGGGACTGGCTAAG harbors:
- the LOC123192918 gene encoding DEAD-box ATP-dependent RNA helicase 18 isoform X1; the protein is MDSNHNKALTDTRFSDLKPPLSEPVLEALTQSGFEFCTPVQAATIPLLCSYKDVAVDAATGSGKTLAFLVPVVEILRRATSPPKPHQVMGMVISPTRELSSQIYHVARPLISTLSNVKAMLLVGGVEVKSDMKKIEEEGANLLIGTPGRLYDIMERMDVLDFRNLEILILDEADRLLDMGFQKQISYIISRLPKLRRTGLFSATQTEAVEELSKAGLRNPVRVEVRAEAESQPGSASSQTPASSKTPSGLQLEYLECEEDKKPSQLVDLLIKNNSKKIIIYFMTCACVDYWGVVLPRLAVLKGLSLIPLHGKMKQTAREKALASFISLSSGILLCTDVAARGLDIPGVDCIIQYDPPQDPNVFVHRVGRTARLGKQGSSIVFLSPKEEAYVEFLRIRRVPLQEKKCTDNVSDVVPQIRSAAKKDRDVMEKGLRAFVSYIRAYKEHHCSYIFRWKELEIGKLAMGYGLLQLPSMSEVKNHSLSTEGFTPVEDINLEDIKYMDKSREKQRKKNLQARKEAQQQDPKSQKPHKTPKAESSVMRKKTAKQRRASQAIEDDDELARDYRLLKKLKRGNIDESEFAKLTGTEELL
- the LOC123230358 gene encoding ferritin-2, chloroplastic-like, with translation MQALHNNNMLLKVAPAFSLLNPHKELLNPLFSSVSFSNFHLNSSLRAKNGTGLIVCASNSAINSPLTGVIFEPFEEVKKELDLVPSVPQVSLARQKYNELCEAAINEQINVEYNVSYVYHAMFAYFDRDNVALKGLAKFFKESSLEEREHAEKLMKYQNKRGGKVKLASIVMPLTEFDHAEKGDALYAMELALSLEKLTNEKLLNLHQVADQNNDVQMADFVESEFLTEQVEAIKKISEYVAQLRRVGKGHGVWHFDRMLLNEAEAVA
- the LOC123192918 gene encoding DEAD-box ATP-dependent RNA helicase 18 isoform X3 — protein: MDSNHNKALTDTRFSDLKPPLSEPVLEALTQSGFEFCTPVQAATIPLLCSYKDVAVDAATGSGKTLAFLVPVVEILRRATSPPKPHQVMGMVISPTRELSSQIYHVARPLISTLSNVKAMLLVGGVEVKSDMKKIEEEGANLLIGTPGRLYDIMERMDVLDFRNLEILILDEADRLLDMGFQKQISYIISRLPKLRRTGLFSATQTEAVEELSKAGLRNPVRVEVRAEAESQPGSASSQTPASSKTPSGLQLEYLECEEDKKPSQLVDLLIKNNSKKIIIYFMTCACVDYWGVVLPRLAVLKGLSLIPLHGKMKQTAREKALASFISLSSGILLCTDVAARGLDIPGVDCIIQEEAYVEFLRIRRVPLQEKKCTDNVSDVVPQIRSAAKKDRDVMEKGLRAFVSYIRAYKEHHCSYIFRWKELEIGKLAMGYGLLQLPSMSEVKNHSLSTEGFTPVEDINLEDIKYMDKSREKQRKKNLQARKEAQQQDPKSQKPHKTPKAESSVMRKKTAKQRRASQAIEDDDELARDYRLLKKLKRGNIDESEFAKLTGTEELL
- the LOC123192918 gene encoding DEAD-box ATP-dependent RNA helicase 18 isoform X2; the protein is MDSNHNKALTDTRFSDLKPPLSEPVLEALTQSGFEFCTPVQAATIPLLCSYKDVAVDAATGSGKTLAFLVPVVEILRRATSPPKPHQVMGMVISPTRELSSQIYHVARPLISTLSNVKAMLLVGGVEVKSDMKKIEEEGANLLIGTPGRLYDIMERMDVLDFRNLEILILDEADRLLDMGFQKQISYIISRLPKLRRTGLFSATQTEAVEELSKAGLRNPVRVEVRAEAESQPGSASSQTPASSKTPSGLQLEYLECEEDKKPSQLVDLLIKNNSKKIIIYFMTCACVDYWGVVLPRLAVLKGLSLIPLHGKMKQTAREKALASFISLSSGILLCTDVAARGLDIPGVDCIIQYDPPQDPNVFVHRVGRTARLGKQGSSIVFLSPKEEAYVEFLRIRRVPLQEKKCTDNVSDVVPQIRSAAKKDRDVMEKGLRAFVSYIRAYKEHHCSYIFRWKELEIGKLAMGYGLLQLPSMSEVKNHSLSTEGFTPVEDINLEDIKYMDKSREKQRKKNLQARKEAQQQDPKSQKPHKTPKAESSVMRKKTAKQRRASQAIEDDDELARDYRLLKKLKRGNIDESEFAKLTGTEELL